One Neodiprion pinetum isolate iyNeoPine1 chromosome 1, iyNeoPine1.2, whole genome shotgun sequence genomic window carries:
- the LOC124213950 gene encoding queuosine 5'-phosphate N-glycosylase/hydrolase has protein sequence MATQKTLNPRESAKLIASLSTNVFIEKTGIQRIAQEVLRGLKSRDVHIDNFSQHNLHPSKHDPRTVDWIFLLDTLNFCFWPEGDDTKWEVTKHTGYFALCAALKRAISQKQLRTEPYFYSEITKEDLEFILQGDNASAKIPLFMERLKCLHEIGRVLTKKYYGSFVNCIYSCKNSAEKLLKLIVTDFECFRDEAEYKGHKVSFYKRAQILIGDIWACYGGKGLGEFHDIDKITMFADYRVPQVLVHFGAMRYSKYLLEILQSNTVLTPGSPLEVEIRGCSIEVIEQVKDEVKSLIEASPDLALKNSDCNAILIDHFLWDYRRQHAENLESIPFHKVKSIYY, from the exons ATGGCTACTCAAAAGACTTTGAATCCTCGGGAATCAGCTAAATTAATAGCTAGTTTATCGACAAACGTTTTCATCGAGAAGACTGGTATCCAGAGAATTGCGCAAGAA GTCCTCAGAGGGTTAAAAAGTCGTGACGTACACATCGACAATTTCTCTCAGCACAATTTGCATCCGAGCAAACATGACCCGAGAACAGTAGACTGGATTTTTTTACTGGATACCTTGAATTTCTGTTTTTGGCCTGAAGGAGATGATACAAAATGGGAAGTAACCAAACATACCGGGTACTTCGCTCTCTGCGCTGCTTTAAAACGAGCTATTTCC CAAAAACAATTGCGAACAGAGCCCTACTTCTATtctgaaattacgaaagagGACTTAGAGTTTATTTTGCAAGGAGACAATGCAAGTGCTAAAATACCTTTGTTTATGGAACGATTAAAATGTTTACACGAAATTGGAAGGGTTCTAACAAAGAAGTATTATG GATCTTTTGTGAACTGTATATACTCCTGCAAAAATTCGgcagaaaaattgttgaagcTTATTGTGACGGACTTTGAATGCTTCAGAGATGAGGCAGAATACAAAGGACACAAAG TGTCGTTTTACAAAAGAGCCCAGATTCTGATCGGAGATATCTGGGCCTGTTACGGGGGAAAGGGACTTGGCGAATTCCACGATATTGATAAAATAACAATGTTTGCTGACTACCGAGTGCCTCAAGTTTTAGTACACTTTGGGGCAATGCGATACAGCAAATATCTCCTCGAGATTCTTCAGTCGA ACACTGTATTAACACCAGGCAGTCCCTTAGAGGTTGAGATTCGTGGCTGTTCAATTGAAGTGATTGAACAAGTAAAAGACGAAGTTAAGTCTTTAATTGAGGCTTCTCCTGATCTTGCCTTGAAAAACTCCGATTGCAATGCTATTTTGATCGATCATTTCTTATGGGACTACCGGAGACAACATGCCGAAAATTTAGAGAGTATACCTTTTCACAAAGTTAAATCAATTTACTACTGA
- the LOC124213915 gene encoding golgin subfamily A member 6-like protein 6, with protein MLHNSMVFQYFRMKAREKRMEATSLLLEKNRLEEEEKMQKQKERQIKIEQRLRDLKFKKIQDKKMRIQKAWEEAEILRRKHEAAAYIERQKIVKTLKRWRDSECQRKTARVKRKLQEKQAKQTAVEEKWRLRQEMQRKQIERENFLQHCSIEERAINIKAYDTKVDRERARMQRMGEQYKMFMKCYASRHVAGQRDGMCCIKRHRKHKMNGKGVINSCSGKSYKHKNEKLNEEVKVHIKKKQKKGKCNKKKRILEPSSEPEPEEICTGTKTPFLCINEQPVLKDKCECEKVKAEWLQRQQISI; from the exons ATGTTGCACAACTCAATggtgtttcaatattttagaATGAAGGCAAGAGAAAAAAGGATGGAAGCCACTAGTCTGTTGCTAGAAAAAAACAGactcgaagaagaagaaaagatgcaaaaacaaaaagaaagacaaataaaaatcgaacagAGGCTTAGAGatctcaaatttaaaaaaatacaggaTAAAAAAATGCGCATTCAGAAGGCTTGGGAAGAAGCGGAGATTTTGAGGCGAAAACATGAAGCAGCTGCATACATTGAGCGTCAAAAAATAGTCAAAACACTGAAACGATGGAGAGACAGTGAATGTCAACGTAAAACAGCTAgggtaaaaagaaaacttcaGGAGAAGCAAGCGAAGCAAACGGCTGTGGAAGaaaa ATGGAGGCTGAGGCAAGAAATGCAACGAAAACaaatagaaagagaaaattttttacagcatTGTTCAATTGAAGAACGTGCAATTAATATCAAGGCATATGACACCAAAGTCGACAGAGAACGGGCAAGAATGCAAA gaATGGGGGAGCAGTATAAAATGTTTATGAAATGTTACGCAAGCAGGCATGTGGCTGGCCAAAGGGATGGAATGTGTTGCATAAAAAGGCATCGAAAGCATAAG ATGAATGGGAAGGGCGTCATCAATTCATGTTCCGGTAAATCATATAAGCATAAGAATGAGAAg cTGAATGAAGAAGTGAAAGTGCatattaagaaaaaacaaaagaaagggaaatgcaataaaaagaaacgaattttAGAACCATCGTCAGAGCCTGAACCTGAGGAAATATGCACAGGAACTAAAACACCATTTTTATGCATAAACGAGCAACCTGTATTGAAAGATAAATGTGAATGCGAGAAGGTCAAGGCAGAATGGCTTCAACGCCAACAGATCAGTatttaa